Proteins encoded together in one Microbacterium sp. zg-Y625 window:
- a CDS encoding HNH endonuclease: MPKTSYLPADEAAARAVDRLAEVLPDLIGVREQMARLQAHEARLLAATDAIVDDWVTDAGLQHRSEAEMPHRIAASEIAAAWRVSDRTVQRQMGDAATLVNDYPATLASLEAGRISSAHVRVIVSNGAIITRSELRAEYEAAILPYAESEAATRVAPIARLRAQWFSDTTVDERHQQARLRRGVSLTDLDDGMAELVAVLPAPLAHGGYDRISQIARIAQTSRGAGDDEALIPADTVQADAAPDTRTLNELRADALSDLLLTGEPSSVAIPGGLDSIRANVQVTVPVLTLIGDHVADPFESTTLVGHGPIDAATARALAAGAPGWDRILTHPISGAVLAVDRYRPSEEMRRYLRTRDQHCRFIACRVPARLCDIDHTIDHARGGPTAVCNLAHFCERHHTGKHHSTWRVEQLGGGVLKWTSPTGRVYIDRPVSEVAFATEPDEFDPAPF, encoded by the coding sequence ATGCCGAAGACCAGCTACCTCCCCGCCGACGAAGCCGCTGCGCGCGCTGTCGACCGGCTCGCCGAGGTGCTCCCCGATCTCATCGGGGTGCGGGAGCAGATGGCGCGCCTGCAGGCACACGAGGCTCGACTGCTCGCGGCGACCGACGCCATCGTCGACGACTGGGTGACGGATGCCGGACTGCAGCACCGATCCGAAGCCGAGATGCCGCACCGCATCGCGGCGTCCGAGATCGCCGCCGCCTGGCGGGTCAGCGACCGCACCGTGCAGCGGCAGATGGGCGACGCCGCCACCCTCGTCAACGACTACCCGGCTACCCTCGCCTCACTCGAAGCCGGCCGCATCTCCAGCGCCCACGTGCGGGTCATCGTCAGCAACGGCGCGATCATCACGCGTTCTGAACTGCGCGCCGAGTACGAAGCCGCCATCCTGCCCTACGCCGAATCCGAAGCGGCGACGCGGGTGGCACCGATCGCGCGGCTCCGCGCCCAGTGGTTCTCCGACACCACCGTTGACGAGCGCCATCAGCAGGCGCGGTTGCGGCGCGGCGTCTCCCTCACCGACCTCGACGATGGAATGGCCGAACTCGTCGCGGTCCTGCCTGCCCCGCTCGCCCACGGCGGGTACGACCGCATCTCGCAGATCGCCCGAATCGCCCAGACGTCTCGCGGCGCCGGCGACGACGAGGCCCTCATCCCGGCCGACACCGTGCAGGCGGATGCCGCCCCCGACACCCGCACCCTGAACGAACTGCGCGCCGACGCGCTGAGTGACCTGCTGCTCACCGGCGAGCCCTCGTCCGTCGCCATCCCCGGCGGGCTGGATTCGATCCGCGCGAACGTGCAGGTCACGGTGCCGGTCCTCACGCTCATCGGCGACCACGTGGCCGATCCTTTCGAATCCACCACGCTCGTCGGGCACGGCCCCATCGACGCCGCGACGGCACGCGCTCTCGCGGCCGGCGCACCCGGGTGGGACCGCATCCTCACCCACCCGATCTCGGGCGCGGTCCTCGCCGTCGACCGCTACCGCCCCTCCGAAGAGATGCGCCGCTACCTGCGCACCCGCGATCAGCACTGCCGATTCATCGCCTGCCGGGTGCCGGCTCGGCTGTGCGACATCGATCACACGATCGACCACGCGCGGGGCGGGCCGACTGCCGTCTGCAATCTCGCCCACTTCTGCGAGCGACATCACACCGGAAAGCACCATTCGACGTGGCGTGTGGAACAGCTCGGTGGCGGCGTCCTGAAATGGACCTCGCCCACCGGCCGGGTCTACATCGATCGGCCGGTGAGCGAGGTCGCCTTCGCCACCGAACCCGACGAGTTCGATCCCGCACCCTTCTGA
- a CDS encoding PadR family transcriptional regulator: MSGSFGTDGFGGGPGGGGRGGGFGAGQGGFGGGSHGFGIGDLGQGMWDAVDQLRRAFEPRPSGGSRMGRGDVRVAVLTLLAERPMHGYQIIQEIEDRSGGSWKPSAGSVYPTLQLLADEGLITAEEANGRKTYALTEAGRIEADTVAGKSAPWEGQSKENARMTALPKAGMELAQAATQVGRSGTPEQVQEAVEILNDARRRLYALLAQS; the protein is encoded by the coding sequence ATGAGCGGTTCATTCGGCACAGACGGATTCGGCGGCGGCCCGGGCGGCGGCGGTCGCGGCGGCGGCTTCGGCGCAGGGCAGGGCGGCTTCGGCGGCGGCTCGCACGGCTTCGGCATCGGCGACCTCGGTCAGGGCATGTGGGATGCCGTCGACCAGCTGCGCCGCGCCTTCGAGCCCCGGCCCAGCGGCGGCAGCCGGATGGGACGCGGCGACGTGCGCGTGGCGGTGCTGACGCTCCTCGCGGAGCGGCCGATGCACGGCTACCAGATCATCCAGGAGATCGAGGACCGCAGCGGCGGCTCGTGGAAGCCGAGCGCCGGCAGCGTCTACCCGACGCTGCAGCTGCTCGCTGACGAGGGTCTGATCACCGCTGAGGAGGCCAACGGTCGCAAGACCTACGCCCTCACCGAGGCGGGGCGCATCGAGGCGGATACCGTGGCCGGCAAGTCCGCGCCCTGGGAGGGGCAGTCCAAGGAGAACGCGCGCATGACGGCGCTGCCGAAGGCGGGCATGGAGCTGGCGCAGGCGGCGACGCAGGTGGGTCGCTCGGGCACGCCCGAGCAGGTGCAGGAGGCCGTCGAGATCCTCAACGACGCACGGCGTCGCCTGTACGCCCTTCTCGCGCAGAGCTGA
- a CDS encoding MerR family transcriptional regulator, whose product MLTIGEFAGVTGLSVKALRHYDDKGALSPADVSHPGGHRRYDEAQVRAGVLVKTLRDAGVSLPTVAAAVANGTAMEELQAHRRDVLRAREAEDAAFDRACAVLRALSVPVEVVEREMPAQAYVGRVLTLDPDGADPVDDDEANAAFGELFERVQGAGLGPAGMFWTAMREGERGAVDLVCCWPTLVRAGADWHEGDTIVGELPARRELTAIWRASSADLPDGAVHPASVALFDRIGDRRMDTGGFEVRQNVVSAAGRDAAVEVSVTLAPHE is encoded by the coding sequence ATGCTGACGATCGGTGAATTCGCGGGTGTGACGGGGCTGAGCGTGAAAGCGCTGCGGCACTACGACGACAAGGGAGCACTGAGCCCAGCGGACGTCTCGCACCCGGGCGGCCACCGCCGGTACGACGAAGCCCAGGTCCGTGCGGGCGTGCTCGTGAAGACACTGCGCGATGCCGGCGTGTCCCTTCCCACCGTTGCCGCTGCCGTGGCGAACGGCACCGCGATGGAGGAGCTGCAGGCCCACCGCCGGGACGTTCTGCGGGCGCGGGAGGCTGAGGATGCCGCGTTCGACCGTGCGTGCGCCGTGCTGCGCGCGCTGAGCGTGCCTGTCGAGGTGGTGGAGCGCGAGATGCCCGCGCAGGCCTATGTGGGGCGGGTACTGACCCTCGATCCCGATGGCGCCGATCCGGTGGACGACGACGAGGCGAACGCCGCGTTCGGCGAACTCTTCGAGCGCGTGCAGGGTGCCGGGCTGGGTCCGGCCGGCATGTTCTGGACCGCGATGCGCGAAGGCGAGCGCGGGGCGGTGGACCTGGTCTGCTGTTGGCCGACGCTCGTCCGGGCTGGAGCGGACTGGCACGAGGGTGACACCATCGTCGGCGAGTTGCCGGCGCGTCGCGAGCTCACCGCTATCTGGCGCGCGTCCAGCGCGGACCTGCCCGACGGTGCGGTGCACCCGGCGTCGGTGGCGCTCTTCGACCGGATCGGCGACCGCCGGATGGATACGGGCGGATTCGAGGTGCGCCAGAACGTGGTGTCCGCCGCTGGGCGCGACGCTGCCGTCGAGGTCTCGGTGACGCTCGCGCCGCACGAGTGA
- a CDS encoding putative glycolipid-binding domain-containing protein, with translation MKSERYQWRGEDDPSRVDTAYVRFRDQGMQAHGSSVTRGYTMSWTLDVGDGWLTDHLRVRSLGKGWSRSLDLRRSRDGDWRATGTHTGSVDLPDPGMDDDLDLSGAVDCDLGLCPVTNAMPIRRLDLHRRDRVETSLTMAMVDVPSLKVSRSEQTYSSRETDGRRTVTYANRDGSFTSDLSVDHNGMVVDYPGLAWRFYTDA, from the coding sequence ATGAAGAGCGAGCGATACCAGTGGCGGGGCGAAGACGACCCGTCGCGGGTCGACACCGCTTACGTGCGGTTCCGGGACCAGGGGATGCAGGCCCACGGGTCTTCGGTCACCCGCGGATACACGATGTCCTGGACGCTCGACGTCGGCGACGGCTGGCTCACCGACCACCTGCGGGTGCGCTCGCTCGGCAAAGGCTGGTCGCGCTCCTTGGACCTACGCCGCAGCCGCGACGGCGACTGGCGCGCAACGGGGACCCACACCGGCAGCGTCGACCTGCCCGACCCGGGGATGGACGACGACCTCGACCTGAGCGGCGCCGTCGATTGCGACCTGGGCCTCTGCCCCGTGACCAACGCCATGCCGATCCGGCGCCTCGACCTGCACCGCAGGGACCGCGTCGAGACGTCGCTGACGATGGCGATGGTCGACGTCCCCTCGCTGAAGGTCAGCCGCAGCGAGCAGACGTACAGCTCCCGTGAGACCGACGGTCGCCGCACGGTCACGTATGCCAACCGCGATGGCAGCTTCACCTCCGACCTCTCGGTGGATCACAACGGCATGGTCGTCGACTACCCCGGGCTGGCCTGGCGCTTCTACACCGACGCGTGA
- a CDS encoding M18 family aminopeptidase: MPAAADALAHADDLAAFVAASPSSFHAAAAVAERLVEAGFTPLSESEPWPDAAGGRFLVVRDGAVIAWVVPTSATAQTPVRVFGAHSDSPAFKLKPQPTTGSLGWLQAGVEVYGGPLLNSWLDRELRLAGRLVLDDGTSVLTATGALLRLPQLAIHLDREANDHLALDKQTQTQPVWGLGEADSADLLGELAREAGVDAARIRGYDIVTADAARGVVFGRDDVFFASGRLDDLASVHAGVVALARAADGFDAEHIAMLAVFDHEEVGSGTRSGAAGPFLSDVLERVWLGLGADREAQLRAMAASWCVSSDVGHAVHPNYPQKHDPVVRPRLGGGPILKINANQRYATDAVGAAAWNGWCADAGVTSQEFVSHNAVPCGSTIGPITATRLGMRTVDVGIPILSMHSARELAGVSDLWDLQRVAEVFFRG, translated from the coding sequence GTGCCCGCTGCCGCTGACGCACTCGCCCACGCCGACGATCTCGCCGCGTTCGTCGCGGCGTCGCCGTCGAGCTTCCACGCCGCCGCCGCGGTGGCAGAGCGGCTGGTGGAGGCCGGTTTCACGCCGCTGAGCGAGAGCGAGCCGTGGCCGGATGCCGCCGGCGGCCGCTTCCTGGTGGTGCGCGACGGCGCCGTGATCGCGTGGGTCGTCCCCACGAGCGCGACGGCGCAGACGCCGGTGCGGGTCTTCGGGGCGCACAGCGATTCGCCCGCGTTCAAGCTCAAGCCCCAGCCGACGACCGGGTCGCTCGGATGGCTCCAGGCGGGCGTCGAGGTTTACGGCGGTCCGCTTCTGAACTCGTGGCTCGACCGCGAGCTGCGCCTGGCGGGCCGGCTCGTGCTCGACGACGGCACGTCGGTGCTGACGGCGACGGGCGCGCTCCTGCGGCTGCCGCAGCTGGCGATCCACCTCGACCGCGAGGCCAACGACCACCTCGCGCTCGACAAGCAGACGCAGACCCAGCCGGTGTGGGGCCTCGGCGAGGCGGACTCGGCCGACCTGCTGGGCGAGCTCGCGCGCGAGGCGGGGGTGGATGCCGCCCGCATCCGCGGCTACGACATCGTCACCGCCGACGCCGCCCGCGGTGTCGTCTTCGGTCGCGACGACGTGTTCTTCGCCTCCGGTCGACTGGACGATCTGGCATCCGTCCATGCTGGCGTCGTCGCGCTGGCGCGCGCCGCCGACGGCTTCGACGCCGAGCACATCGCGATGCTCGCCGTGTTCGACCACGAGGAGGTCGGGTCGGGCACGCGTTCGGGCGCCGCGGGGCCGTTCCTCTCCGACGTGCTGGAGCGGGTGTGGCTGGGGCTCGGTGCCGACCGCGAGGCCCAGCTGCGCGCGATGGCCGCGAGCTGGTGCGTCTCGAGCGACGTGGGGCACGCGGTGCACCCGAACTACCCGCAGAAGCACGACCCGGTGGTGCGTCCGCGACTCGGCGGCGGACCGATCCTCAAGATCAACGCGAACCAGCGGTACGCGACGGATGCCGTGGGTGCGGCCGCCTGGAACGGCTGGTGCGCCGACGCCGGGGTGACGTCGCAGGAGTTCGTCTCCCACAACGCGGTGCCGTGCGGGTCGACGATCGGCCCCATCACGGCGACGCGGCTCGGGATGCGCACGGTGGACGTCGGCATTCCGATCCTCTCGATGCACTCCGCGCGGGAGCTCGCGGGCGTGAGCGACCTGTGGGATCTGCAGCGCGTGGCCGAGGTCTTCTTCCGCGGCTGA
- a CDS encoding nuclear transport factor 2 family protein, with protein MSRTRAWLDGYITAWQTENPDDVRAIFTDDAEYWFRPDDPDPARGIDAILAAWPESEGADPQHQLDVLVENDEVGIVTGTIDYPGATDYVNLWEVHFAPDGRAKKFVEWCRARSEPDSA; from the coding sequence ATGAGCAGAACACGCGCATGGCTGGACGGATACATCACCGCCTGGCAGACCGAGAACCCCGACGATGTCCGCGCCATCTTCACCGATGACGCCGAGTACTGGTTCCGCCCCGACGACCCCGACCCGGCGCGCGGGATCGACGCGATCCTCGCCGCCTGGCCGGAGTCCGAAGGCGCTGACCCACAGCACCAACTCGACGTTCTGGTCGAGAACGACGAGGTCGGCATCGTCACCGGCACGATCGACTACCCGGGCGCCACCGACTACGTGAACCTCTGGGAGGTGCACTTCGCCCCCGACGGACGAGCGAAGAAGTTCGTCGAGTGGTGCAGGGCGCGTTCCGAGCCCGACTCGGCCTGA
- a CDS encoding ABC1 kinase family protein: MRESIPGVGDTRARYRRILRFAARYLVQSWWFELFLPRFGLGRFVARGRAARMTRIAQRFHVLAVDLGGLMIKVGQFMSSRLDVLPPEITKELEGLQDEVPPVPFPAIRGAAEGELGMPLDLAYAWFDEVPVAAASLGQAHRARLAALDEEISGFDEVVVKVQRPGIQEIVDVDLAALRRVGRWLSRVQVVARRVDMPALVEEFAATSMAEIDYLLEAGNAERFAENAARDARVSVPEVVWERTTRRVLTLSDVTAIKINDVDALRAAGIDPSEVAHTFASVMFEQLFGDGFFHADPHPGNIFVTPLGAAGVGPGAAAAPPWQLTFIDFGMMGEVTPKLRRGLRRLVIAVASQDGKGLVDSIGDVGVLLPSADTRELERAMTQLFARFGGMGFAELQQVDPKEFRDFAVEFGDVVRDMPFQLPENFLLIIRAMSLVSGVCSALEPGFNMWEAIEPYADQLMRDERGNVVQDVARQALATAAISAALPQRINGVIERIDEGRIAVETPRIDRRLARLERAARRIVSAILFGGLLVGGVLLRPEDEVFGTVLMVGSVLPLLHAVFAGMVGPRGPA, translated from the coding sequence TTGCGTGAGAGCATCCCCGGCGTCGGCGACACCCGCGCCCGATACCGGCGCATTCTGCGCTTCGCCGCGCGCTACCTCGTGCAGTCGTGGTGGTTCGAGCTGTTCCTGCCGCGCTTCGGCCTCGGGCGTTTCGTCGCCCGGGGCCGTGCGGCGCGAATGACGCGCATCGCGCAACGCTTCCACGTGCTGGCGGTCGACCTCGGCGGGCTCATGATCAAGGTGGGGCAGTTCATGTCGTCGCGCCTGGACGTGCTGCCGCCGGAGATCACCAAGGAGCTCGAGGGCCTGCAGGACGAGGTGCCGCCGGTGCCGTTTCCCGCCATCCGGGGGGCCGCGGAGGGCGAGCTCGGGATGCCGCTGGATCTGGCCTACGCCTGGTTCGACGAGGTGCCCGTTGCCGCGGCATCCCTCGGTCAGGCACATCGCGCGCGGCTTGCCGCTCTCGATGAGGAGATCAGCGGGTTCGACGAGGTAGTGGTGAAGGTGCAGCGGCCCGGCATCCAGGAGATCGTCGACGTCGATCTCGCGGCGCTCCGCCGGGTGGGGCGGTGGCTCAGCCGAGTGCAGGTCGTCGCGCGTCGCGTGGACATGCCCGCGCTCGTGGAGGAGTTCGCCGCGACGAGCATGGCTGAGATCGACTACCTGCTCGAGGCGGGGAACGCGGAGCGCTTCGCCGAGAACGCCGCCCGTGACGCTCGCGTGTCGGTGCCCGAGGTGGTGTGGGAGCGGACGACGCGGCGCGTGCTCACCCTGTCTGATGTCACCGCGATCAAGATCAACGACGTCGACGCGCTGCGGGCGGCGGGCATCGACCCGTCGGAGGTGGCGCACACCTTCGCGTCCGTGATGTTCGAGCAGCTGTTCGGCGACGGGTTCTTCCACGCCGATCCGCACCCGGGCAACATCTTCGTCACGCCCCTGGGTGCCGCCGGGGTTGGGCCGGGTGCCGCTGCCGCGCCGCCCTGGCAGCTGACGTTCATCGACTTCGGGATGATGGGCGAGGTCACCCCGAAGCTGCGGCGGGGGCTGCGCAGGCTCGTGATCGCGGTCGCTTCGCAGGACGGCAAAGGGCTCGTGGACAGCATCGGCGACGTGGGTGTGCTGCTGCCGTCGGCCGACACGCGGGAGCTGGAGCGGGCGATGACGCAGCTGTTCGCCCGGTTCGGGGGGATGGGGTTCGCCGAGCTGCAGCAGGTGGACCCGAAGGAGTTCCGCGACTTCGCGGTGGAGTTCGGCGACGTCGTGCGCGACATGCCGTTCCAGCTGCCGGAGAACTTCCTGCTCATCATCCGCGCGATGTCGCTCGTGTCGGGGGTGTGCAGCGCGCTGGAACCGGGGTTCAACATGTGGGAGGCGATCGAGCCGTACGCCGATCAGCTGATGCGTGACGAGCGCGGCAATGTCGTGCAGGACGTGGCCCGTCAGGCGCTGGCGACGGCGGCGATCTCGGCGGCGCTGCCGCAGCGGATCAACGGCGTGATCGAGCGGATCGATGAGGGCCGCATCGCCGTGGAGACGCCGCGGATCGACCGTCGCCTGGCCCGGCTCGAGCGGGCGGCGCGCCGGATCGTGTCGGCGATCCTCTTCGGCGGGCTGCTGGTGGGCGGGGTGCTGTTGCGCCCCGAGGACGAGGTGTTCGGCACGGTGCTCATGGTGGGATCGGTGCTGCCGTTGCTGCACGCGGTGTTCGCCGGGATGGTCGGTCCGCGCGGACCGGCGTGA
- a CDS encoding PPOX class F420-dependent oxidoreductase: MPAALSDLVDSEYVLLTTFRKTGVGVGTPVWAAPDGDELLVTTGGESGKVKRLRHSARVTLTPCDVHGNVAEGAPTVEATAVVRTDDETMARLDRALKAKYGMKYTMIRAAQKVRRTTGSSVAVVIS; this comes from the coding sequence GTGCCTGCTGCGCTGAGTGACCTCGTCGATTCCGAGTACGTGCTGCTCACCACGTTCCGCAAGACCGGCGTCGGCGTCGGTACCCCGGTGTGGGCCGCGCCCGATGGCGACGAACTGCTCGTCACCACCGGCGGCGAGTCGGGCAAGGTCAAGCGACTGCGTCACTCGGCGCGCGTCACGCTCACGCCCTGCGACGTCCACGGCAACGTGGCCGAGGGTGCCCCAACCGTCGAGGCGACGGCTGTCGTGCGCACCGACGACGAGACCATGGCGCGCCTCGACCGGGCGCTGAAGGCCAAGTACGGCATGAAGTACACGATGATCCGTGCGGCGCAGAAGGTGCGCCGCACGACCGGATCGTCGGTCGCCGTCGTGATCAGCTGA
- a CDS encoding tetratricopeptide repeat protein produces MTAAEWEQQVAALWADTTIDDRARVDRMRALASDAPHPALGAFELGGALDSAGDEADADAQYAAATAAGLAEIDPARAAQLAVQHASTLRNLGRTDEAIAMLRAAGSHPAVGSAPAVFLALALHSAGRHDEALRVAIEAVEPTLPRYNRSIRAYAAALTES; encoded by the coding sequence ATGACCGCCGCCGAATGGGAACAGCAGGTCGCCGCTCTCTGGGCGGACACGACGATCGACGACCGCGCGCGCGTCGACCGCATGCGCGCGCTGGCATCCGACGCACCCCACCCGGCGCTCGGTGCGTTCGAACTCGGGGGCGCGCTGGATTCCGCCGGCGATGAGGCGGATGCCGACGCGCAATACGCGGCCGCAACGGCGGCGGGTCTGGCCGAGATCGATCCCGCCCGCGCCGCACAGCTGGCGGTGCAGCACGCCTCGACGCTGCGCAACCTGGGCCGCACCGACGAGGCCATCGCGATGCTGCGCGCCGCCGGGTCGCACCCCGCGGTGGGGTCGGCGCCGGCGGTGTTCCTCGCCCTCGCCCTGCACAGCGCGGGCCGCCACGACGAAGCCCTGCGCGTCGCGATCGAGGCCGTGGAGCCGACTCTCCCCCGCTACAACCGGTCGATCCGCGCCTACGCCGCCGCCCTCACCGAGTCCTGA
- a CDS encoding GNAT family N-acetyltransferase, which yields MTTLLRAWAAADAPALVDAVASTPDLATQLPVSRLASADDARAFIGGSLRAGPARRVWAVVDDGVPIGSIALTHIDRRHDTAWVSYWLASAARGRGLATRALAAASDWGFAHAGLFRLELGHRVNNPASCGVATRAGFAREGLERAKLRYGEERFDVELHARLATDPAPDVAPLPRA from the coding sequence ATGACCACCCTGCTGCGCGCCTGGGCCGCCGCGGACGCGCCCGCACTGGTCGACGCGGTGGCTTCGACACCCGACCTGGCCACTCAGCTGCCGGTGTCGCGGCTGGCATCGGCCGACGACGCGCGTGCGTTCATCGGCGGATCCCTGCGTGCGGGTCCGGCGCGGCGTGTCTGGGCGGTCGTCGACGACGGTGTCCCGATCGGCAGCATCGCGCTGACCCACATCGACCGGCGCCATGACACCGCGTGGGTGTCGTACTGGCTGGCTTCCGCCGCCCGCGGCCGCGGCCTGGCCACCCGCGCGCTCGCGGCGGCGTCGGACTGGGGGTTCGCCCACGCCGGCCTCTTCCGGCTCGAGCTCGGCCACCGCGTCAACAACCCCGCCTCGTGCGGGGTCGCCACGCGTGCGGGATTCGCACGCGAAGGCCTCGAGCGAGCCAAGCTCCGCTACGGCGAGGAGCGCTTCGACGTCGAGCTGCACGCCCGGCTCGCGACGGATCCGGCGCCCGACGTCGCCCCGCTCCCCCGCGCCTGA